Below is a window of Janthinobacterium lividum DNA.
GCTTGCGCCGTAGACATTGCGGAAACCAGGCACAGCGAGGAAAAAACAAGGCGGCGTAGACTGCGGAACATGGAAGAAATCACTGTTAAATACAAAACATGCATTTTACGTGGAACACTGTATTTATTGTGTGAAATCCCCCTTAAATGCGACCGGCAGCCACACATCGCCGTAATTTCCCCCTTTTCCTTGCGCGGAGCCTGGAATGGCGCTTTGCAACTCATTGCTCTACAATCTGAAGCTTTCATCGCCTACACAAGGATTATCATGACCACTACCACTACTGCTTCCGGCCTGCAATACATCGATACCGTCGTTGGCGAAGGCGCTGAAGCGCAAGCCGGCAACAATGTTGTCGTGCATTACACGGGCTGGCTGCAAAACGACGACGGCAGTGCCGGTTCGAAATTTGACTCGAGCAAGGACCGCAACGATCCATTCGAATTCCCGCTGGGCGCCGGCCGCGTCATTCAAGGCTGGGACGAAGGCGTACAAGGCATGAAAGTGGGCGGCAAGCGCCAACTGATCATCC
It encodes the following:
- a CDS encoding FKBP-type peptidyl-prolyl cis-trans isomerase, with protein sequence MTTTTTASGLQYIDTVVGEGAEAQAGNNVVVHYTGWLQNDDGSAGSKFDSSKDRNDPFEFPLGAGRVIQGWDEGVQGMKVGGKRQLIIPAALGYGARGAGGVIPPNATLIFDVELLGV